The following nucleotide sequence is from Pasteurella multocida.
ACAATTCATTTCTAAAAAAAACTTGCTGTTCTTTGGTTAACATATTAGATGTTCTTCTTCAATTAATTACCCATTATCGCTTTTCTTAACGATGAGAATAAACTTTGTCTCTCTTTCTTTTGCTTATGACGGGATACAGCACCAACGACTTTCATCATGAGTGTATTAATTTCTTTTTTACCTACACGACCTAAATCAATATCTAAAACGGTTTTAGCGTCCGTTTTTTTCAAAAACGGAATGACAACATCAACCTGACATTTTAATAATGTTTCGATATCACTAATCGCCATTAATTTAGACGTTTCTAATCTAGAATCAGATATACATATAAAAGTACGAATTGGTTTACCAGTGGTACTTCTCATTCTTTCACATTCATCTAAAAATTGTTTGGCTACACGTAATGCAACAATACTCCGTTCGACAACTAAGACAAAACTGTTGCTATATTCTAAAAATTTAACAAAATCGTCTTTAACGACATTAAAAATTGGCTGATCATAAATAATAAAATTATATTTATCCGTCGTCGAAACAGACAAACGAGAAGGAATACCATTAAATAAATCTAGATTGTTAGAATACTCAACGATATCGCCTTGCAATTTTTTATCAAAGGCAAGATCCAAATCTTGAGAACCATTAGGGCCTTGTGCTAACAACACCGGTACTTTCTTATTTGTGACGATTTCATTAGCTAAATGAGAACTAATTAAGCTTGCACCAGAACCACCTTTACAACTTAGTACAGAAATTCTCACTGTATGACGAACTAAAGGAATATTCACACCAGATACAATTTTTTCAGCCATTTGGCTCAATTGTGTATCTGAGTGAAAATAAAGCACTCCCTCTTCTAATAATTTTTGAGCTAAAGAAATAGAATCGCTTTCACCAATAACACAACACCACACACTTTGAGGAACAATGCTATAAATATTTTCCGCGATAATTTTGATATCCGTTTCATGTCCTATATCGACAATAACACCTAATGTTTCCTCTGCTAAAAATGCTAAATCTGAAGACAAAAAGAAATCAGCCTCAACAATTTCTAGATTTTCTAATCCTCGCGTCCTTAATATTTGTGCAACATCATTTTGAATATGCCCACGGCTAGAGACGACAATAATCTTTCTAGCACTGTCTACTGTAATATTTTCCTTATCAAGTAATAACATAAAGCGAACCTTCTTATTAATATTTTAATTGAATGCGCTGATTACTTTTCGTTGCACAAGGGTTGAGTCCATCCCAACTCATCATATCTTCAGCTGTATCAATTCGACAGTTAGCACGCTTTGTGCCAATTCTTGATACTTCAACATAAAGCGGATAAAGCGCTTTTTTATATTCGCTACGCACAAGTTTAATCGATGCAGCTTCAACGCCTTTGTTTATCAAAAATTTACGCATACCAGTGGCTTTTTTTTCTGATTCTTTATTCGACCAAATAATATGAACACGCTTATTCCTATCACTGCCTACATCTCTAAGCACTGAATAAAGCACATTATGGTAAACTACATCGGAATATTCCGACACCACATAACGATTCACTAACTGTGTACGACTAAATCCATTTAATTGCACCGGCTGTGCTACGTTAGTGTTAGTTACTAATTCATTTTTAGAAAATGCTACACCTTGTGCAGAATACATCAACGTAACAAAGACAATACTTGTGACTAATTTTCTCATTGGATGAACCCTCCATTTCTTAAGAAATTAGTGCTTAATGTTTTATGATACACATTTTTAATCGGTGTCAGATTAAAAAAGCGTTCCATAGTCCCTGTTTGTTCAAAAGTAGGATACACAATATCACTTTCATGTACTGGTTTCACTACATTTACTGTTGCAACAATCACGAGCTCTTTATCTTCTCGATCTGTTCTTGCATTACGGAAAAATGAGCCTAATATTGGGATATCACCTAGCAGTGGTACTTTATTTATTCCTTCCGCATCCTGAGAACTAAATAGTCCTCCAATAATAAAACTTTCCCCATCTGCGACTTCAAAAATAGATTTCGCACGACGTGTATTGAAATAAGGCACAGTACCTACATTATCATAAGCATAGCTTCCTGCAATCGTACTTACACTTTGATCTAGTGCTAAGCGAATACGTTTATTTTTTTGTACCTTTGCCCCCACAATCAACTTGACTCCAAATTCTTTATAAATGATTGTTGCACTACCCTCTTTATCTTTTTGAGCAAAAGGTAATTCCCCCCCAACCAAAATATCTGCTGTTTCTCCTGATAAGAGAGAAATACTTGGTTCAGCCAAAATTTTGCCGTTATCCTGATTATTTAAAGCATTAATAAAAGCTGAAACACCGGTTGCATTTATATTAAGCGTTGAACCACTGCTTCCACCGAAACCACCGCTTAAAGAGACACTTCCACCAAGTAACGGTCCACTATGGACACCAACCACTCTTCCCCAGTTAATACCTAAAGCTTCAGTGAGTTTCTTATTAACTTCGACAACGGAGAGTTTCACATTAATTTGTGTTGTATCTGCTACATTTGCATTATTAATCACACCATCAAATTGATATTTATCCAAAAACGGAATATATTCCTTTGCACCTTCAGAACGATTAAACATTGTTTCTGTGACTTTTTTGCCATTTCCTAACGCCTCACCTACAATACGATGAGCTTCTTCACTTTCCTCTAGCGTACGTGCTTTCCCTTCTATCACATATGCTTTCCCGACTTTCTTAACTGAGAGGTTTGAATTAGGAAAGCGTGCTTTAATTTGACGATTCGTATCAGATATATCGTTGATATTACTAATTAGTGGATTCACATTAATAAAATCCGTGGTTAAAGGCTTACCGTCTTGACCGAAAGCAGTGACCTCTGCTCTTCCTTCTTCTTTGGCATAAATAATAAAACTATTATCATCTAAGATTTCATAATCGGCTACGGAAGGCGAAGAGACAAAAATAGTATCAATTTTCTCGTCAGTACGAACAAGTTTTGTTCCACCTTGCTCTAAATTAAAGGTCTTAGAGTACACTAAAGATGACCAAATCAATCCGCTTCCAATTAATAACACAGAAAGCCATTTTTTTGTTATACATTTATTATTCATGATTTGTTACCTCTTAATTTTCTAATAAACACACCACGGTTATTTGAACTTTCCGCTTCATCAACTGAAGGCAATACAATTAATTTAGAGTCTTTCTCAAGTTCATAAAACATTTTAGCTTGATTTGCATTGACTTTAAGACTGATATAGCCAATATATTCACCTGCTAATTCATCTTCTTTTTTCGCAGAATCATTATTTTCATCTAGTACCTGAAATACATAGACTTGCAATACTAAAAGCTTATTAATGATTTTTATTAAACTATTTTTATCAATACTTTCTTCTCTTGCACGATAGGCAATTTTTTGGTTATACACCGACACATAATCACCACTGCGTAAAGTATCCAAAATATAACGTTCTGTTGGTTTTAAATAAATTCTAAACGCAATCTCTTGTTTGGTATCTAAACTAGACATCAAAAAACGAGAATCATTAGGTGAAATAACAACGGATGGAGAAAGTAAAGAACCTGATTTTAAATTTTCAGAAATCAAATGACCTTGAAGTGTTTTGAATTTGGAAAGTGCTAACACATCAGTTAAATCATTATTTATAAGTGGATTATCTTCCGTCACTTTAATTTCAGTTAACGAATAATCTTCAACTTGTAATAAGTTACCAGCCTGAATATCTCGCTTAAGCTCGGCAAGAGTGATTAATTTTTCTGGTTTTTTTTCAGTCTCAGATAAGGCAACACCACCTTCCCCAACACTTGAGCTATCCCCAGTTGGCATAAATAAGATCCCCCCGACACCAACAACCAGCGTAAGAAGAGAAATGATAAATAGCATTCTATAATTCATTATAGCCCCTTAAATTTTATATAGTTTATCTTGTAAATAATTTAGCTAAATAAGAATAAATTGGTCAAAAAACCACAACTAATTGCGACACCATAGGGTAAACCATGTTGTCTAATGGAATGTCTAAAAAAAAGAAATCCAATGATGATTAAAAATAAACCCGAAAATGCTGTAAAAAGAAAAAAGTATATTATTTGAGAATGAGGTATAGTTAACATTAACACCGACATCAGCTTGATATCGCCAGCCCCCATAACCCCAAATGTAAATAGCAAAAAACCAATAACTAATGTTAATAATGCAGGCAGAAAAAAAATCTGTTTATATTGA
It contains:
- a CDS encoding AAA family ATPase — protein: MLLLDKENITVDSARKIIVVSSRGHIQNDVAQILRTRGLENLEIVEADFFLSSDLAFLAEETLGVIVDIGHETDIKIIAENIYSIVPQSVWCCVIGESDSISLAQKLLEEGVLYFHSDTQLSQMAEKIVSGVNIPLVRHTVRISVLSCKGGSGASLISSHLANEIVTNKKVPVLLAQGPNGSQDLDLAFDKKLQGDIVEYSNNLDLFNGIPSRLSVSTTDKYNFIIYDQPIFNVVKDDFVKFLEYSNSFVLVVERSIVALRVAKQFLDECERMRSTTGKPIRTFICISDSRLETSKLMAISDIETLLKCQVDVVIPFLKKTDAKTVLDIDLGRVGKKEINTLMMKVVGAVSRHKQKKERQSLFSSLRKAIMGN
- a CDS encoding tight adherance operon protein; the protein is MRKLVTSIVFVTLMYSAQGVAFSKNELVTNTNVAQPVQLNGFSRTQLVNRYVVSEYSDVVYHNVLYSVLRDVGSDRNKRVHIIWSNKESEKKATGMRKFLINKGVEAASIKLVRSEYKKALYPLYVEVSRIGTKRANCRIDTAEDMMSWDGLNPCATKSNQRIQLKY
- a CDS encoding type II and III secretion system protein family protein, translated to MNNKCITKKWLSVLLIGSGLIWSSLVYSKTFNLEQGGTKLVRTDEKIDTIFVSSPSVADYEILDDNSFIIYAKEEGRAEVTAFGQDGKPLTTDFINVNPLISNINDISDTNRQIKARFPNSNLSVKKVGKAYVIEGKARTLEESEEAHRIVGEALGNGKKVTETMFNRSEGAKEYIPFLDKYQFDGVINNANVADTTQINVKLSVVEVNKKLTEALGINWGRVVGVHSGPLLGGSVSLSGGFGGSSGSTLNINATGVSAFINALNNQDNGKILAEPSISLLSGETADILVGGELPFAQKDKEGSATIIYKEFGVKLIVGAKVQKNKRIRLALDQSVSTIAGSYAYDNVGTVPYFNTRRAKSIFEVADGESFIIGGLFSSQDAEGINKVPLLGDIPILGSFFRNARTDREDKELVIVATVNVVKPVHESDIVYPTFEQTGTMERFFNLTPIKNVYHKTLSTNFLRNGGFIQ
- a CDS encoding SAF domain-containing protein yields the protein MNYRMLFIISLLTLVVGVGGILFMPTGDSSSVGEGGVALSETEKKPEKLITLAELKRDIQAGNLLQVEDYSLTEIKVTEDNPLINNDLTDVLALSKFKTLQGHLISENLKSGSLLSPSVVISPNDSRFLMSSLDTKQEIAFRIYLKPTERYILDTLRSGDYVSVYNQKIAYRAREESIDKNSLIKIINKLLVLQVYVFQVLDENNDSAKKEDELAGEYIGYISLKVNANQAKMFYELEKDSKLIVLPSVDEAESSNNRGVFIRKLRGNKS
- a CDS encoding prepilin peptidase, coding for MSDIVIFSLHCITVILLIILSWTDIRSRIISNKIVFLLLLVIVPLAWIQYKQIFFLPALLTLVIGFLLFTFGVMGAGDIKLMSVLMLTIPHSQIIYFFLFTAFSGLFLIIIGFLFFRHSIRQHGLPYGVAISCGFLTNLFLFS